One genomic window of Paenibacillus xylanilyticus includes the following:
- the nagZ gene encoding beta-N-acetylhexosaminidase — protein MSSWGHFTLEQKVGQLFMCGFHGQHVDEQIMRLIQDYHVGGVIYFRRNVESVEQLTRLSAELQSLAAKSSELPLMISVDQEGGMVARIDKDGITRVPGSMALGATCNPDYTYQCARILGTELKRIGIDMNLAPVVDVNNNVLNPVIGVRSYGENAENVAVHGAAAIAGYQSSGIAATAKHFPGHGDTAVDSHLGMVTVPHEWQRLEQVELRPFRRAIEADVDAIMTAHVIFPAIEPEPIPATLSRNVLHKLLREQMGFKGIIITDCLEMHAISKPYGVANAAVRAVKAGADLILVSHTLEEQIAAIDAVVDAVRHGDIEEQIIDLALERVVEWKQKRCDSQSSQQSSDQSSQQSSEQSRMPYSLSSVPEKLLLDEIASKSITVVHNDGVLPLKPEQNVLVVWPEVVQRTEVDEPWSHSDSLGMVLGQIKNHVREHKITTQPSYEEAERITKSVMEGEQVIVCTYTSAGVLPKGQRYLIERLSVNHSLIVVALRNPYDLLEMPRPGAYVCTYENTPAVVRALSLLITGELNPSGSLPVRLS, from the coding sequence ATGAGCTCATGGGGACATTTCACACTGGAGCAAAAGGTAGGTCAGCTGTTTATGTGCGGCTTTCATGGACAGCACGTGGACGAACAGATTATGCGGTTGATACAGGACTACCATGTTGGGGGTGTTATTTACTTCAGGCGCAACGTGGAAAGTGTGGAACAATTGACCCGTTTGTCTGCCGAGCTGCAGAGCTTGGCCGCAAAAAGCAGTGAGCTGCCGCTTATGATCTCGGTAGATCAGGAAGGCGGTATGGTTGCGAGAATTGATAAGGACGGGATTACCCGAGTGCCGGGAAGCATGGCTCTTGGCGCAACGTGTAATCCGGATTACACGTATCAATGTGCACGGATCCTTGGGACCGAGCTTAAGCGGATTGGGATCGATATGAACCTTGCACCCGTTGTTGACGTGAACAATAACGTTCTTAACCCGGTGATAGGCGTGCGATCCTATGGAGAAAATGCGGAGAACGTCGCCGTCCATGGTGCGGCAGCCATTGCTGGATATCAGTCCAGTGGCATAGCTGCAACGGCGAAGCATTTTCCGGGGCATGGAGATACGGCCGTAGATTCACATCTTGGCATGGTAACGGTTCCGCATGAATGGCAAAGGCTGGAGCAGGTGGAGCTGCGGCCTTTTCGCCGGGCCATTGAGGCAGATGTGGATGCCATCATGACCGCACATGTGATTTTCCCGGCCATTGAACCTGAGCCTATTCCCGCAACGTTGTCCCGTAACGTATTACATAAATTGCTGCGCGAACAAATGGGGTTTAAAGGGATTATTATTACAGATTGTCTGGAGATGCACGCAATATCCAAACCATATGGGGTTGCGAATGCAGCTGTTCGTGCAGTTAAGGCGGGAGCAGATTTGATTCTGGTCAGTCATACCCTGGAGGAGCAAATTGCAGCTATAGATGCAGTGGTGGATGCGGTCCGCCATGGAGACATCGAAGAGCAGATCATTGACCTGGCGCTGGAGCGTGTCGTGGAATGGAAGCAAAAACGCTGCGATAGCCAATCAAGTCAACAATCAAGTGATCAATCAAGTCAACAATCAAGTGAACAATCAAGAATGCCATATTCGTTGTCATCTGTTCCGGAGAAGTTGCTGTTAGATGAAATTGCATCCAAAAGCATTACTGTAGTGCATAATGACGGTGTACTGCCATTAAAGCCGGAACAAAATGTGTTGGTTGTATGGCCTGAGGTTGTCCAGCGAACAGAGGTAGATGAACCCTGGTCCCATTCGGATTCACTTGGGATGGTGCTTGGGCAAATCAAAAATCATGTTCGTGAGCATAAGATAACAACACAGCCGTCATATGAAGAAGCAGAACGAATTACTAAAAGTGTAATGGAGGGTGAACAAGTCATTGTATGCACGTACACTTCAGCCGGGGTCCTTCCCAAAGGTCAGCGTTACTTGATTGAACGGCTGAGTGTAAACCATTCATTAATTGTCGTAGCTTTGCGTAATCCCTATGATCTGCTGGAAATGCCAAGGCCAGGAGCTTACGTATGTACTTATGAAAATACACCTGCCGTGGTACGTGCACTTTCCTTGTTAATTACGGGTGAACTGAATCCGAGTGGAAGCTTGCCCGTCCGATTAAGTTAA
- a CDS encoding response regulator, which translates to MNLTAMIVDDELPILENLRLILPWEDMGIEITGTARSGIEALDKVADCHPDIMLCDIRMPTMDGLELIRILRERGESCEIILLTGYQQFEYARTAIRYNVHEYICKPIDYSDLENKLRELTEQIIQKRVTSESERHRSIEMENWIRHKHVTDLLRGEKENLACFPVQNSETLPSADRYVLILVDAEGYFRHSMGWTADQHQQWHDEIHTNLRDLTEIIEGSIITHVRKGEWGILLKASLGWETRADQLAQRIQKRLNAIFAVDSAMKARIILDDTPVCLDHQIIERYRHCQKQSASRPSVSEWIKSACEYMDTHLDHDLGIDEVADWLGISSSYFCQLFKSHVGVTFVEYMTQKRMETAAMLLSTTEWSITSIGEATGYKERRYFSKVFHKHFHMKPSEYRQSHRITTSLEEEMQT; encoded by the coding sequence ATGAATCTGACGGCAATGATTGTTGATGATGAGCTGCCGATTTTGGAAAATTTGAGACTGATCCTGCCCTGGGAGGACATGGGGATTGAAATTACAGGCACGGCCAGAAGTGGAATAGAAGCACTGGATAAGGTGGCTGATTGCCATCCTGACATTATGCTGTGCGATATCCGCATGCCTACCATGGATGGTTTGGAACTTATTCGAATTCTGCGCGAGCGGGGTGAGTCATGTGAAATTATTTTGCTGACCGGATATCAGCAGTTCGAATATGCCCGAACGGCCATCCGATACAATGTACATGAATACATATGCAAACCCATTGATTATTCGGATCTGGAGAACAAATTACGTGAGCTAACTGAACAAATTATTCAGAAGCGAGTAACAAGTGAGTCTGAACGCCATCGAAGTATAGAAATGGAAAACTGGATCAGGCACAAACATGTGACCGACTTGCTGCGGGGTGAAAAGGAAAACCTGGCATGCTTCCCCGTGCAAAACTCGGAAACGTTGCCTTCTGCTGATCGCTATGTCCTGATTCTTGTGGATGCAGAAGGTTATTTCCGCCATTCCATGGGCTGGACAGCTGACCAGCATCAGCAGTGGCATGATGAAATTCATACCAATCTTAGAGATCTAACCGAAATAATCGAAGGAAGCATCATAACTCACGTCCGTAAGGGAGAATGGGGGATATTGCTCAAGGCTTCGCTTGGATGGGAGACCAGAGCAGATCAACTAGCTCAGCGTATTCAAAAGAGACTTAATGCCATCTTTGCTGTTGACTCAGCAATGAAGGCAAGGATTATTCTTGACGATACGCCCGTATGTCTGGACCACCAGATTATTGAGCGATACCGGCACTGTCAGAAACAAAGTGCCTCGCGTCCTTCAGTTTCGGAATGGATCAAGTCTGCATGTGAGTATATGGATACACATCTGGATCATGATCTTGGCATAGATGAAGTAGCGGATTGGCTTGGTATTAGTTCAAGTTATTTTTGTCAGCTGTTCAAAAGCCATGTCGGGGTTACATTTGTTGAATATATGACCCAGAAACGGATGGAAACAGCAGCGATGTTATTGAGTACAACGGAATGGAGCATTACGTCGATTGGGGAAGCCACGGGTTATAAAGAGCGGCGTTATTTCTCGAAGGTATTTCATAAACATTTTCATATGAAGCCGTCCGAATATAGGCAAAGCCATAGAATAACCACTTCATTGGAGGAGGAAATGCAGACATGA
- a CDS encoding cache domain-containing sensor histidine kinase encodes MNLRMKLALAFLLLIIVPMCALGIGMFLVTSHTIEKKYNQQAEYALQAISYNIENVFQQINNVTDNGIATSVFQMALNAKDPTKQDLGTGNQLSLNASQRNFRSLLYNYPFISYAFLYDLRSSQNNQIVSIFTKENFETLPFQQFKVHPLFQEIHQLNGVPKWLAPLEYPELTGNDPVFTQIRLVKELSYFQNIGILVVQIKKGEIDRIFRHLQISDSAQNTSFLLINEEGLVVYDPSGRYSGEKMENLGVNAASYGPGFSSIRTVFDGTESILSQYHLKNYGWSLISVTSWEALSAETNVFAGWSVIIILVCLLAAMVFNLFFMNRITGNIAVLVRFMRRVEDGDFNARVEGKGFDEMQLLAHGFNELLDRIGSLFRRVRAEQQQKAKAELRVLQAQIKPHFLFNTLESINGLAMRGEGRKVSEMVNRLGNILRISIQDQEEIPLGEEVRHLQSYLEIQQYRFSELFTYEVHIPTHLYASSVLKLTLQPLVENSIQHGFEGIEYKGVLRISAFELHHNLILQVEDNGLGIPQEIMGRFEYMAEDPPEHSHAKEGEHSLSSMAERRGLGLRSVADRIRIRYGAGYGIFICSAPGHGTVIQCIIPRYEQGDA; translated from the coding sequence ATGAACTTGCGCATGAAGCTGGCCTTGGCATTTCTGCTGTTAATTATTGTACCGATGTGTGCACTGGGTATCGGGATGTTCCTGGTTACCTCACATACAATTGAGAAGAAATACAACCAACAAGCCGAATATGCCCTCCAGGCCATTAGTTACAATATCGAAAATGTTTTTCAGCAGATAAACAATGTCACGGATAACGGGATCGCCACGTCGGTATTTCAAATGGCACTCAACGCCAAAGACCCGACCAAGCAGGATCTCGGGACCGGTAATCAATTATCGCTCAATGCCAGCCAGCGCAATTTCCGATCTCTTCTATATAACTATCCGTTTATTAGCTATGCTTTCTTATATGATCTGCGTTCGTCCCAGAACAATCAGATTGTCTCCATATTTACCAAGGAAAATTTTGAAACGCTTCCTTTTCAGCAATTCAAGGTACACCCTTTATTTCAGGAAATCCATCAGCTTAACGGCGTGCCCAAATGGCTTGCCCCGCTTGAATATCCCGAACTTACCGGCAACGATCCTGTCTTTACGCAGATCAGGTTAGTGAAGGAACTCAGTTATTTTCAAAATATCGGAATTCTGGTGGTACAAATCAAAAAGGGGGAGATTGATCGCATCTTCCGGCATTTGCAGATCAGTGATTCCGCTCAAAATACGTCCTTTTTATTAATTAATGAAGAAGGTTTGGTCGTCTATGACCCATCCGGGCGGTACAGTGGGGAGAAGATGGAGAACCTCGGCGTAAACGCGGCCAGTTATGGACCCGGCTTCAGCAGCATCCGGACCGTATTTGATGGCACGGAGAGTATCCTGTCCCAGTATCATCTGAAAAACTACGGTTGGAGTTTAATCAGTGTAACCTCGTGGGAAGCGTTGTCGGCCGAAACCAATGTGTTTGCAGGCTGGTCGGTGATTATTATTCTGGTCTGTCTTCTTGCTGCGATGGTCTTCAACCTGTTTTTCATGAATCGGATAACCGGCAATATTGCGGTACTGGTCCGTTTCATGCGGCGAGTCGAGGATGGTGACTTCAACGCACGGGTTGAGGGTAAGGGATTCGATGAGATGCAGCTTCTGGCCCATGGATTCAATGAATTGCTGGACAGGATTGGAAGCCTGTTTCGCCGTGTGCGGGCAGAGCAGCAGCAAAAGGCCAAGGCTGAACTGCGTGTGCTGCAGGCTCAGATCAAGCCACACTTCCTGTTCAATACATTGGAATCTATCAACGGGCTGGCGATGCGAGGAGAGGGACGGAAAGTCAGCGAAATGGTAAACCGTCTTGGCAATATTCTTCGGATCAGTATTCAGGATCAGGAAGAAATTCCACTGGGCGAGGAAGTAAGGCATCTCCAGAGTTATCTTGAAATTCAGCAATACAGATTCAGCGAATTGTTTACGTACGAAGTGCATATTCCTACTCATTTATATGCATCCTCCGTACTTAAACTGACCTTGCAGCCTTTAGTAGAAAATAGCATTCAGCATGGCTTTGAGGGTATTGAGTACAAGGGAGTACTTCGAATCAGTGCGTTTGAGCTTCACCATAATCTGATACTGCAAGTGGAGGATAACGGACTTGGCATTCCCCAGGAAATAATGGGGAGATTCGAATACATGGCAGAAGATCCTCCGGAACATTCGCATGCAAAGGAAGGGGAGCATTCCCTATCCTCCATGGCTGAACGCCGGGGACTTGGCTTACGAAGTGTGGCGGATCGGATACGAATTCGATACGGGGCGGGATATGGCATATTCATATGTTCTGCTCCAGGACATGGGACAGTGATTCAATGCATAATTCCACGATATGAGCAGGGGGATGCCTAG
- a CDS encoding carbohydrate ABC transporter permease, giving the protein MVKNIRASIPHVLLMLYLLAILFPFLFVIFSSFKQDNNEIALHPFGLPTNWVFSNYVEAWVNAKIGTYFWNSMYISVLSSAGTIILGAMFAFAVTRMRHRRWSLFLYSLILAGMLIPNNALMLPIYLLVRKLGILDTHLALIVPYVANAIPFTIIILAAFMRSLPGEIEEAAVMDGLRAPGIFAKIVIPLTVPAIVTVFIVNFLGNWNEFLLANYFLSTDKLRTLPVGMVQFRDQYQMNYAQMSAGIVYSVVPVIVIYAILQEKIIEGVTAGGVKG; this is encoded by the coding sequence ATGGTAAAGAATATACGAGCCAGTATTCCTCATGTGTTGTTGATGTTATATTTATTGGCTATTTTATTTCCCTTTTTATTCGTTATCTTCTCTTCATTCAAACAGGATAACAATGAGATTGCTCTTCATCCATTTGGTCTGCCAACGAACTGGGTGTTCAGCAATTACGTGGAAGCCTGGGTCAACGCCAAGATTGGTACGTATTTCTGGAACAGCATGTACATTTCCGTGCTCTCTTCGGCAGGTACCATTATTCTGGGCGCCATGTTTGCTTTTGCTGTAACCCGGATGAGACACCGCAGGTGGAGCCTGTTTCTCTATAGTCTTATACTGGCCGGCATGCTTATTCCGAACAATGCGCTGATGCTGCCCATTTATTTGCTCGTCCGCAAGCTGGGCATATTGGACACGCATCTGGCTCTGATTGTTCCCTATGTAGCGAATGCAATTCCTTTTACAATTATCATACTGGCTGCTTTTATGAGATCACTTCCCGGAGAGATCGAGGAAGCAGCGGTAATGGATGGCTTGAGGGCCCCAGGGATCTTTGCTAAAATAGTGATACCTCTTACAGTTCCAGCCATCGTTACGGTATTTATCGTGAATTTCCTCGGCAACTGGAACGAATTTTTGCTCGCCAATTATTTCCTATCTACAGATAAGCTGCGCACCCTGCCTGTAGGCATGGTCCAGTTTCGTGATCAGTACCAGATGAACTATGCTCAGATGTCCGCAGGAATTGTATATAGTGTTGTGCCTGTCATTGTTATTTACGCCATACTACAGGAGAAAATCATTGAAGGTGTAACCGCAGGCGGCGTCAAGGGTTGA
- a CDS encoding carbohydrate ABC transporter permease, which translates to MNTSLRSPLIYTLFVLPALILFVMFFLYPIGSSLYYSLTSWNGVSTDPRFVGLSNYAKALTDERFWISTRNNGFFIGFSVLIQVPLIVLFSLLIANVKRLKGVYKTAVFLPSIMSTAVIGILWGFIYEPNIGLLNQLLNTFGIPPVYWLSDNRFAMLSILVTNAWQWTGFYIVMVLAAILAIPRDLDEAAAIDGATAVQRATRITLPLIRPIISVVIMLSIAGAMKAADIVLVMTKGGPAGSTEVLATYMIKYAITNFKYGYGNTVAVLIFALTLVLTAVYQLLVARHNERVEY; encoded by the coding sequence ATGAACACTTCACTCCGCAGCCCACTCATCTACACGCTGTTTGTATTACCGGCATTGATTTTGTTTGTCATGTTTTTCCTGTATCCGATTGGCAGCTCACTGTACTATAGCTTGACCAGCTGGAATGGCGTTTCGACAGACCCACGATTTGTGGGTTTGTCGAATTACGCCAAGGCTTTAACGGATGAACGGTTTTGGATATCCACACGCAATAATGGCTTTTTTATCGGATTTTCCGTATTGATCCAGGTTCCGCTGATTGTATTATTCTCATTGCTTATTGCCAATGTCAAACGATTAAAGGGAGTCTACAAAACGGCTGTTTTTTTACCTTCCATTATGTCGACGGCAGTCATCGGTATTTTGTGGGGATTTATCTATGAGCCCAACATCGGGCTTTTGAATCAACTGCTCAATACGTTTGGCATTCCGCCGGTGTATTGGCTTTCGGATAATCGTTTCGCGATGCTGTCCATTCTTGTGACCAATGCCTGGCAGTGGACCGGATTTTACATTGTTATGGTACTGGCGGCCATTCTGGCCATTCCCCGTGACCTGGATGAAGCAGCAGCCATCGATGGTGCGACGGCAGTGCAGCGGGCCACCCGAATCACGCTGCCACTCATCAGGCCCATTATTTCGGTTGTCATCATGCTGTCCATTGCCGGAGCGATGAAGGCTGCGGACATTGTGCTTGTAATGACCAAAGGCGGACCGGCCGGCTCCACCGAGGTGCTTGCTACGTATATGATCAAATATGCGATTACCAATTTTAAATATGGGTACGGCAATACGGTAGCGGTTCTGATCTTTGCTCTGACACTTGTGCTGACGGCTGTGTACCAACTGCTCGTGGCAAGGCACAACGAAAGGGTGGAGTATTGA
- a CDS encoding ABC transporter substrate-binding protein, whose amino-acid sequence MKKRMIMLLSLLLVTSWTLAACSGSGNENPQGASGAEPETSKEPVEMLLRHTQVGADKQKRLAILQDVVDKVESEVPNLTFTLDGVESDVNRKEKLRGEMAAGNPPDIFELFGSPDSKVYAKEGMLLDLTPILQELGIQDQFTSLEPFTYEGKVYGLPIGGSGEGFFYNKEYFAKKGWQAPTTMAELDNMLAEIKADGKVPLASASKAGWVPLMLTNHLWSRYAGPEITAKFATGEAKWTDPGVIQGFAKHKEWVDKGYFKKGELGFEYAEYTTQFTSGEAVLMYDGTWKSSVFKEGQSGESLIGKVGFFNMPPVENGVGDQTSLMRDVNNGYGFSASVAEDPQKLEAVKAFIKNFYNEDMQVRGLVEDGVLPAMKLDEKVLTDSITDELMKEIVAVLNASQTSFPAFDALVQADVTTEISNLQIQKLIGGQTTPEKMAEELQQVQEEANASVE is encoded by the coding sequence ATGAAAAAAAGAATGATAATGCTGCTCTCACTGCTGCTGGTAACGTCTTGGACGCTGGCTGCATGTTCGGGCTCAGGGAACGAAAATCCGCAGGGAGCCTCAGGCGCCGAACCGGAAACGAGCAAGGAACCGGTGGAAATGCTGCTGCGTCACACCCAAGTAGGGGCGGATAAACAAAAAAGGCTGGCCATTCTGCAGGACGTCGTCGACAAAGTGGAAAGTGAGGTCCCTAATCTGACCTTTACGCTGGACGGGGTTGAATCGGATGTGAACCGGAAGGAGAAGCTTCGCGGGGAAATGGCGGCCGGCAATCCACCGGATATTTTCGAACTGTTCGGCAGCCCGGACTCCAAAGTGTATGCCAAGGAAGGCATGCTGCTGGATCTGACACCGATTTTGCAAGAGCTGGGCATTCAGGATCAGTTTACATCCCTTGAACCATTCACGTATGAAGGCAAAGTGTATGGACTGCCGATTGGTGGTTCAGGCGAAGGTTTCTTCTATAACAAAGAATATTTTGCAAAAAAGGGCTGGCAAGCACCAACGACCATGGCTGAGCTTGATAACATGCTGGCCGAGATCAAAGCCGATGGGAAAGTGCCGCTTGCTTCTGCTTCCAAGGCCGGCTGGGTCCCGCTGATGTTGACGAACCATCTGTGGTCCCGTTATGCCGGTCCCGAGATTACTGCGAAGTTTGCAACTGGTGAAGCCAAGTGGACCGATCCGGGTGTGATTCAAGGTTTTGCGAAGCATAAGGAATGGGTCGATAAAGGGTATTTCAAAAAAGGCGAGCTCGGCTTCGAATACGCAGAGTATACGACTCAATTCACAAGTGGTGAAGCGGTATTGATGTATGACGGAACATGGAAATCATCTGTATTTAAGGAAGGACAGAGCGGGGAATCATTGATCGGTAAGGTTGGATTCTTCAATATGCCGCCGGTAGAGAATGGCGTGGGAGATCAGACTTCCCTCATGCGTGATGTCAATAATGGATATGGCTTCTCGGCATCTGTAGCGGAAGATCCTCAGAAGCTGGAAGCGGTTAAAGCGTTTATCAAAAATTTCTATAATGAAGATATGCAGGTGCGTGGCCTTGTGGAAGATGGAGTCCTTCCTGCCATGAAGCTGGATGAGAAGGTATTAACGGACAGCATTACCGACGAGCTGATGAAGGAAATCGTCGCTGTCCTGAATGCATCCCAGACGTCGTTCCCAGCCTTTGATGCGCTGGTACAGGCGGATGTAACTACGGAGATCAGCAATCTGCAGATTCAAAAACTAATTGGCGGACAGACCACACCAGAGAAGATGGCGGAGGAGCTGCAGCAAGTTCAGGAGGAAGCCAACGCTTCCGTGGAATAA